ATCGTGCTGGAGCAGCCTGTCGCTGACATACGCGACCACGCACTCTGCTGATCGACCATTCACTGATCCAATGACTTGATGTCCGGTAGGTCAGTCAGCGCGTCCAACGCTTCGCTGACGAGTGCAGCTACCGCATGTGCCTGCAACGAGTCCGCCTCAACTAAGGCGTCCTCTAGATGCTCCTGCAGTCTTTGACGCTGGCTTAGAATGCGCTGGGGCATATGAGCATGGGAACACGTACGCCGGCGCAAGGCAAGCACAGCAACGGAATTACAGAAGGCTGCTTGATTCACAAAGCCTTAGCATCGTCCGATTAGCTTTTTAGCCATGATGAAAGAAACGGAAACAGGCTGTCAGGGCTGTCGGTCGGACCATCAGGTGTTCGACATCGCCATGGCGTTCCAGCCGATTGCCGATGTCGAAACTGGCCGACCGTTCGCGTTCGAGGCGCTCGTGCGGGGAGCCGATGGCACTGGCGCTGCGGAAGTCTTGACTTCGGTCACGCCTGAGAACCGCTATGCGTTTGATCAGCAGTGTCGTGTCGCTGCCATCGAAGGCGCGGTGGCCGCCGGGATTCTCAAGACCGACGCTCGGCTGTCGATCAACTTCCTACCCAATGCCGTATATTCGCCCATGGCGTGCATCCAGTTGACCCTCAAGACTGCTCGATCGAGCGGCTTTCCTACGGATCGCCTGATCTTCGAGTTCACGGAGAACGAGGAGATGGCAGACACCGATCACGTAAAGAGGATCGTCGAGACTTATGCGAAGATGGGTTTCGGAACCGCGATCGACGACTTCGGCGCTGGTCATGCTGGCCTTGGCCTGCTCGCGAAGTTCCAGACCGATTACATCAAGCTCGACATGGATCTGATCCGCGGAATCGAGCAGAGCATGCCTCGCCGGATGATCGTCGAGGGAGTAATCCGCATCGCGGAGGCACTCAACATCACCGTCATCGCCGAAGGCATAGAAACTCTCGCCGAGTACGACATCCTTCGCGCACTTGGCGTGCGGTATATCCAAGGCTATCTTCTTGCCCGGCCGGGCTTCCGCTGCCTTCCGGCAGTTATCATGCCTTCCGAGAGTATTGCCGCCGTCGCCTAGCAACTCACAAGGTTATTGCTCAAGCGGATCTTTGACGACGCCCTTCAAGTCCTTCGCATTCAGATCCTCCTGGGGATTGCCGACATCCTTGTTGTCGCCGTCAGCATCACCCGACTTCTCCATCGTCAAGCGGATGCATTCCGCGCGCCTCGTCCGAGCCCCCTGCGGCGTCTCGCGCGTGCTGTTGATCATCGGCCATATCGCTTCCTCCCGTTGTGGAGGCTCAACGGTCTGGCAGCCACATCGGACCCGGCCGGGCTGGCTATCCCGCCACGTAAGGGTGCTGCGCCCGGACAATGTCGACCGCCTGGCTGATGGCCTTCTTGTCATCGGCTCTTCCCGATGGTGTGACCTGCCAGTTCGAACGGACGTTCGTCGCGATCGGCAGCTTCTCGACCAC
The sequence above is a segment of the Sphingomonas insulae genome. Coding sequences within it:
- a CDS encoding EAL domain-containing protein, with the translated sequence MAFQPIADVETGRPFAFEALVRGADGTGAAEVLTSVTPENRYAFDQQCRVAAIEGAVAAGILKTDARLSINFLPNAVYSPMACIQLTLKTARSSGFPTDRLIFEFTENEEMADTDHVKRIVETYAKMGFGTAIDDFGAGHAGLGLLAKFQTDYIKLDMDLIRGIEQSMPRRMIVEGVIRIAEALNITVIAEGIETLAEYDILRALGVRYIQGYLLARPGFRCLPAVIMPSESIAAVA